A portion of the Bacteroides faecium genome contains these proteins:
- the gap gene encoding type I glyceraldehyde-3-phosphate dehydrogenase yields the protein MIKVGINGFGRIGRFVFRAAMKRNDIQIVGINDLCPVDYLAYMLKYDTMHGQFDGTIEADVENSKLIVNGQAIRITAERNPADLKWDAVGAEYVVESTGLFLSKDKAQAHIEAGAKYVVMSAPSKDDTPMFVCGVNEKTYVKGTQFVSNASCTTNCLAPIAKVLNDKFGILDGLMTTVHSTTATQKTVDGPSMKDWRGGRAASGNIIPSSTGAAKAVGKVIPALNGKLTGMSMRVPTLDVSVVDLTVNLAKPASYAEICAAMKEAAEGELKGILGYTEDAVVSSDFLGDARTSIFDAKAGIALTDTFVKVVSWYDNEIGYSNKVLDLIAHMATVNA from the coding sequence ATGATTAAAGTAGGTATTAATGGATTCGGACGTATCGGACGTTTCGTTTTCCGCGCTGCAATGAAGAGAAACGATATTCAAATCGTAGGTATCAATGACCTTTGCCCGGTTGATTACTTGGCTTATATGTTGAAGTATGACACAATGCACGGTCAATTCGACGGTACTATCGAAGCAGATGTTGAAAACAGCAAATTGATCGTTAACGGTCAAGCTATCCGCATCACTGCAGAAAGAAACCCGGCTGACTTGAAATGGGATGCTGTAGGTGCTGAATACGTTGTTGAATCTACAGGTTTGTTCTTGAGCAAAGACAAAGCTCAGGCTCACATCGAAGCTGGTGCAAAATATGTTGTAATGTCAGCTCCTTCTAAAGATGATACTCCGATGTTCGTTTGCGGTGTAAACGAAAAAACATACGTGAAAGGTACTCAGTTCGTATCTAACGCTTCTTGTACTACTAACTGTCTGGCTCCTATCGCTAAAGTATTGAACGACAAGTTCGGTATCCTTGACGGTTTGATGACTACAGTTCACTCTACAACTGCTACTCAGAAAACAGTTGACGGTCCTTCTATGAAAGACTGGAGAGGTGGTCGTGCTGCTTCTGGCAACATCATCCCTTCTTCTACTGGTGCTGCTAAGGCTGTAGGTAAAGTTATCCCTGCATTGAACGGCAAATTGACTGGTATGTCTATGCGTGTTCCGACTTTGGACGTATCTGTAGTTGACTTGACTGTTAACTTGGCTAAACCGGCTTCTTACGCTGAAATCTGTGCTGCTATGAAAGAAGCTGCAGAAGGCGAATTGAAAGGTATCCTGGGTTACACTGAAGATGCAGTAGTTTCTTCTGACTTCTTGGGTGACGCTCGTACTTCTATCTTCGATGCTAAAGCTGGTATCGCTTTGACTGATACATTCGTAAAAGTTGTATCTTGGTATGACAACGAAATCGGTTACTCTAACAAAGTTCTTGACCTGATTGCTCACATGGCAACAGTTAACGCTTAA
- a CDS encoding DUF4847 family protein, whose translation MKKNIFQIVGLFLLLPLLAGCNDTDDVAAIFTGKTWKLNYITVDGGHEMFNFWGTDNTARTKSYEELEKSGSYNIVFDGIADGDIINGKIRGTIVKSFALEGSWSANGKDNSFSASVSGNDGGDVLAKNFMEGLKTATSYEGDTNGNLYLIYKGGQQTFRMVFRVVNN comes from the coding sequence ATGAAGAAGAATATATTTCAAATAGTAGGTTTATTCCTATTGCTTCCTTTATTGGCAGGATGCAACGATACAGATGATGTAGCCGCCATCTTTACAGGAAAGACGTGGAAATTGAACTATATCACAGTGGATGGTGGTCACGAAATGTTCAACTTTTGGGGAACCGACAACACGGCAAGAACCAAAAGTTATGAAGAACTCGAAAAAAGCGGTAGCTACAATATTGTATTTGACGGTATAGCTGACGGAGATATAATCAATGGAAAGATAAGAGGAACTATAGTTAAATCCTTTGCCCTTGAGGGAAGCTGGAGTGCAAATGGCAAAGATAACAGTTTTAGTGCTAGTGTTTCCGGAAATGACGGTGGAGACGTCCTTGCCAAAAACTTTATGGAAGGACTTAAGACTGCCACATCTTACGAGGGAGATACCAACGGCAACCTATATTTAATATACAAAGGAGGTCAACAAACTTTCCGTATGGTTTTCCGTGTAGTAAATAATTAA
- the guaA gene encoding glutamine-hydrolyzing GMP synthase codes for MQEKIIILDFGSQTTQLIGRRVRELDTYCEIVPYNKFPKEDTTIKGVILSGSPFSVYDENAFKVDLSEIRGKYPILGICYGAQFMSYTNGGKVEPAGTREYGRAHLASFCKDNVLLKGVRDGSQVWMSHGDTITAIPDNFKKIASTDKVEIAAYQIEGENVWGVQFHPEVFHSEDGTQILKNFVVDVCGCKQDWSPASFIESTVAELKAQLGDDKVVLGLSGGVDSSVAAVLLNKAIGKNLTCIFVDHGMLRKNEFKNVMVDYECLGLNVIGVDASEKFFSELAGVEEPEHKRKIIGKGFIDVFDVEAHKIKDVKWLAQGTIYPDCIESLSITGTVIKSHHNVGGLPEKMNLKLCEPLRLLFKDEVRRVGRELGMPEHLITRHPFPGPGLAVRILGDITPEKVRILQDADDIFIQGLRDWGLYDKVWQAGVILLPVQSVGVMGDERTYERAVALRAVTSTDAMTADWAHLPYEFMGKVSNDIINKVKGVNRVTYDISSKPPATIEWE; via the coding sequence ATGCAGGAAAAAATAATAATTCTTGATTTTGGTTCGCAGACTACACAGCTTATTGGACGTCGTGTCCGCGAGTTGGACACGTATTGCGAAATAGTTCCTTACAACAAATTTCCTAAAGAAGATACAACAATTAAGGGGGTAATCCTCTCCGGAAGCCCTTTTTCGGTTTATGACGAAAATGCTTTTAAGGTCGATTTGAGCGAGATTCGCGGTAAATATCCTATTTTGGGAATTTGCTATGGCGCACAGTTTATGTCGTACACCAATGGCGGAAAAGTAGAACCGGCTGGCACACGTGAATACGGACGTGCTCATCTGGCTTCTTTCTGCAAGGATAATGTGTTGCTCAAGGGAGTTCGTGACGGTTCGCAAGTATGGATGAGCCACGGTGATACGATTACCGCTATCCCTGATAATTTCAAGAAAATCGCTTCGACGGATAAAGTAGAGATTGCTGCTTATCAGATAGAAGGTGAAAACGTGTGGGGCGTACAGTTTCATCCGGAAGTATTTCATAGTGAAGACGGCACACAGATATTGAAGAACTTTGTAGTAGATGTTTGCGGTTGCAAGCAGGATTGGTCGCCGGCTTCTTTTATCGAAAGCACTGTTGCTGAATTGAAAGCTCAGTTGGGTGATGATAAAGTAGTTCTTGGCTTGAGTGGTGGTGTCGATTCTTCCGTTGCTGCCGTGTTGTTGAACAAGGCTATCGGCAAAAATCTGACTTGTATCTTTGTAGATCATGGTATGCTGCGTAAGAACGAGTTTAAGAATGTGATGGTTGATTACGAATGTCTCGGTCTGAACGTAATTGGCGTAGATGCAAGCGAAAAGTTCTTCTCTGAATTGGCTGGCGTTGAGGAACCGGAACATAAACGTAAGATTATAGGTAAGGGCTTTATTGATGTGTTCGATGTGGAAGCTCACAAGATAAAAGATGTGAAATGGCTGGCTCAGGGTACTATCTATCCGGATTGCATCGAATCATTGTCTATCACAGGTACGGTGATTAAGAGTCACCACAATGTAGGCGGTCTTCCCGAAAAAATGAACCTGAAATTGTGTGAACCGCTTCGGTTGTTGTTCAAGGATGAAGTTCGCCGTGTAGGTCGCGAATTAGGTATGCCTGAACATTTGATTACCCGCCATCCGTTCCCTGGACCGGGCTTGGCTGTGCGTATCTTGGGAGATATTACTCCGGAAAAAGTGCGTATCCTGCAAGATGCCGATGATATATTCATCCAGGGATTGCGTGACTGGGGATTGTATGATAAGGTTTGGCAGGCAGGAGTTATCTTATTGCCGGTACAATCTGTCGGTGTGATGGGGGATGAGCGTACATACGAAAGAGCGGTTGCCTTGCGTGCCGTAACATCTACAGATGCCATGACTGCCGACTGGGCACATCTGCCCTATGAATTTATGGGCAAAGTTTCGAATGATATTATTAATAAGGTGAAGGGTGTGAACCGCGTAACTTATGACATCAGTTCCAAACCACCTGCAACCATAGAGTGGGAATAG
- a CDS encoding SusC/RagA family TonB-linked outer membrane protein gives MLFVLLFVHLSTQAKDIESVQQQKMYTIKGVILDDKTNEPIIGANVKVIGTSLGTVTDLDGNYQLKVPSSATKIEFSYIGYKKLEVSFYPDKLNDFRVINLQEDSQTLGEVTVVAFSKQKKESVISSISTIKPAELKVPSSNLTTALAGRVAGLISYQRSGEPGKDNADFFVRGVTTFGYKADPLILIDGVELTSTDLARLQPDDIESFSIMKDATSSALYGARGANGVILVTTKEGTEGKLKISVRFENSFATPTKKIDIADPITYMRMHNEAVTTRNPLAAQPYSQEKIDNTIAGTNPYMYPAVDWYNMLFKNMTSNQRFNMNLSGGGKVARYYLAVTYNRDNGILKVDKRNNFNSNIALDKISVRSNVNLNLTKSTEMIIRINANFDDYSGPIDGGEGMFNKVMRANPVLYPAYYAPDEANAYTDHILFGNTATANYINPYADMVKGYKEYSRTVVLAQAEIKQNFDFITKGLTARVMANTTRTSYFDLSRAYSPYYYVISKYDKMDKTYTLSNTNENSAKEWLVYKPGDKIIESTFYLEAAAQYDRTFAEKHSVGGLLVYTMKTSLVGSAKDLPKSLPYRNIGLAGRFTYGYDSRYFIEGNFGYNGSERFAKKHRFGFFPSIGAGWMISNENFFKPLSKVLTQLKLKATYGLVGNDAIGNENDRFFYMSQVNQGAGTAPGFGVNFNGPAYRPTTSITRYANDDITWEVAKKMNLGIEATVLNDLNVQLEYFREDRSNILMKRESITPEMGLEAEIKANLGKAYAHGIDASLDYNKYFKNSLWLTGRFNFTYSTSKYKVYEEPDYPDAPWRSHINHSLGQTWGYIAERLFIDQADVDNSPKQFGEYLAGDIKYRDINGDGIINENDQAPIGYPTSPEIIYGFGLSAGYKGFDASFFFQGLARESFWIDQKTTAPFVDTDDVKEVISNNALLNVYANDHWSETNQNPYALWPRLSNTLVDNNNKTSTWFMRDGSFLRLKQVEIGYSLPDKVLHKLRMTNLRIYLSGTNLLTFSKFKLWDAEMAGKGLGYPIQRTYNIGLQLSF, from the coding sequence ATGCTTTTTGTTTTGTTGTTTGTACATTTGTCTACTCAGGCAAAAGATATTGAGAGTGTACAACAGCAAAAAATGTATACGATAAAAGGTGTAATATTGGACGACAAGACCAATGAGCCTATAATCGGTGCAAATGTTAAAGTAATTGGCACCTCTTTAGGTACTGTTACTGACCTGGATGGTAATTACCAATTAAAAGTCCCTTCTTCTGCTACTAAAATTGAGTTCAGCTATATCGGCTATAAAAAGTTGGAAGTATCTTTTTATCCGGATAAACTGAATGATTTCCGGGTTATAAACCTTCAGGAAGATTCTCAAACGCTGGGGGAAGTAACCGTCGTTGCATTCTCAAAACAGAAAAAAGAAAGTGTGATCAGTTCTATATCAACCATTAAACCAGCAGAACTCAAGGTTCCGAGCAGCAACCTTACAACTGCTTTGGCTGGTCGTGTAGCAGGACTGATTTCCTATCAACGTAGCGGTGAGCCCGGAAAGGACAACGCTGACTTCTTCGTTCGTGGGGTAACGACATTCGGATATAAGGCAGACCCCCTCATTCTGATTGACGGGGTGGAGTTGACAAGTACGGACTTAGCGCGTTTGCAGCCGGATGATATCGAAAGTTTCTCGATAATGAAAGATGCCACTTCGTCCGCCTTGTATGGTGCCCGAGGAGCCAATGGAGTTATTTTGGTCACTACGAAAGAAGGGACGGAAGGAAAATTAAAGATATCCGTACGTTTTGAGAACTCGTTTGCGACACCTACGAAAAAAATAGATATCGCAGATCCGATTACTTATATGAGAATGCATAATGAAGCCGTCACAACACGTAACCCTTTAGCGGCGCAGCCGTACTCGCAAGAAAAAATAGACAATACAATAGCGGGCACAAATCCTTATATGTATCCTGCTGTTGACTGGTATAATATGCTGTTCAAGAATATGACTTCCAACCAACGTTTTAACATGAACTTGAGTGGCGGTGGAAAAGTGGCACGTTATTACCTGGCAGTCACTTACAACCGGGATAATGGTATCTTGAAGGTAGACAAACGGAATAACTTTAATTCAAATATTGCCTTGGATAAGATTTCGGTTCGTTCTAATGTAAATCTGAACCTGACAAAATCTACGGAAATGATTATCCGCATCAATGCTAACTTTGATGATTATAGTGGCCCGATTGACGGAGGTGAAGGAATGTTCAACAAAGTAATGCGCGCTAACCCGGTACTTTATCCCGCTTATTATGCGCCGGACGAAGCGAATGCTTATACCGATCACATTTTATTTGGTAACACAGCAACCGCTAATTATATAAATCCTTATGCAGATATGGTAAAAGGATACAAAGAATATTCAAGAACGGTAGTACTGGCTCAGGCCGAAATAAAACAGAACTTTGATTTTATTACGAAGGGGTTGACCGCCCGTGTAATGGCAAATACTACCCGCACTTCTTACTTCGACCTAAGTCGGGCTTATAGTCCATATTATTATGTGATCAGCAAGTATGACAAGATGGACAAGACTTATACATTAAGCAATACAAATGAAAATAGCGCAAAAGAATGGCTTGTATATAAACCGGGTGACAAGATTATCGAATCGACTTTCTATCTGGAAGCAGCCGCGCAGTACGACCGTACTTTTGCGGAAAAGCATTCGGTCGGTGGTTTGTTGGTGTATACAATGAAGACGTCTTTGGTGGGTAGTGCAAAAGACCTTCCCAAGTCTCTGCCTTATCGGAACATCGGGCTTGCCGGTCGTTTCACCTATGGTTATGACAGCCGTTATTTTATAGAAGGTAACTTCGGTTATAACGGTTCCGAACGTTTCGCTAAAAAACACCGCTTCGGCTTCTTCCCTTCAATAGGTGCGGGATGGATGATTTCAAATGAAAATTTCTTTAAGCCGTTGTCGAAAGTCCTGACACAACTTAAACTGAAAGCTACTTATGGCTTAGTCGGTAATGATGCAATTGGTAATGAAAACGACCGCTTCTTTTACATGAGTCAGGTGAATCAGGGAGCAGGCACTGCTCCTGGGTTTGGGGTGAACTTTAATGGACCTGCGTATCGTCCGACTACGTCAATCACACGATATGCGAATGACGATATCACTTGGGAAGTTGCCAAGAAAATGAATCTCGGTATTGAAGCGACTGTGCTGAACGACCTGAATGTTCAGCTTGAATATTTCCGTGAAGATCGTAGCAACATTCTGATGAAACGTGAATCCATTACGCCGGAAATGGGATTGGAAGCCGAAATAAAAGCGAATCTTGGAAAGGCTTATGCGCACGGGATTGACGCTTCGCTGGATTATAACAAGTATTTTAAGAATAGCCTGTGGCTGACCGGACGTTTTAATTTCACCTACTCTACCAGTAAATATAAGGTATATGAGGAACCCGATTACCCGGATGCTCCATGGCGTTCTCATATCAACCATTCTTTAGGACAGACATGGGGATATATCGCCGAGCGTCTTTTTATAGACCAGGCGGATGTTGATAATTCTCCTAAGCAGTTCGGTGAATATTTAGCGGGTGATATTAAATATCGTGATATTAATGGAGATGGTATAATAAACGAAAATGACCAGGCCCCTATTGGTTATCCTACTTCGCCTGAAATTATATATGGCTTCGGATTGTCAGCCGGATATAAAGGGTTCGATGCCTCTTTCTTCTTCCAGGGGCTGGCTCGTGAGTCATTTTGGATTGACCAGAAAACTACTGCGCCTTTTGTTGACACGGATGATGTTAAAGAGGTGATTAGTAATAATGCGCTGCTGAACGTTTACGCCAATGACCATTGGTCGGAAACCAATCAGAATCCTTATGCTTTGTGGCCTCGTCTGTCGAATACATTGGTTGACAACAACAATAAAACCAGTACATGGTTTATGCGGGACGGTAGTTTCCTACGCTTGAAACAAGTGGAAATAGGATATTCACTCCCGGATAAAGTGTTGCATAAACTACGTATGACCAACCTTCGGATTTATCTAAGTGGAACCAATCTGTTGACATTCAGTAAGTTTAAACTTTGGGATGCTGAAATGGCTGGCAAGGGACTGGGTTACCCGATACAGCGTACGTATAATATCGGTTTACAGTTATCATTTTAA
- the mscL gene encoding large-conductance mechanosensitive channel protein MscL produces MGKSTFLQDFKAFAMKGNVIDMAVGVVIGGAFGKIVSSLVANVIMPPIGLLVGGVNFTDLKWVMKAAEVGADGKEIAPAVSLDYGQFLQATFDFLIIAFAIFLFIRLLTKLTTKKKEEAAAAPPAPPVPTKEEVLLTEIRDLLKEKKI; encoded by the coding sequence ATGGGAAAGAGCACATTTTTACAGGACTTTAAGGCGTTTGCGATGAAAGGCAACGTCATAGACATGGCTGTCGGTGTAGTTATTGGTGGTGCGTTTGGAAAAATCGTATCATCATTGGTTGCCAATGTAATCATGCCCCCAATCGGCTTACTGGTTGGCGGCGTGAACTTTACGGATTTGAAATGGGTAATGAAAGCGGCTGAGGTAGGAGCCGACGGTAAAGAGATTGCCCCTGCGGTATCTTTGGATTACGGTCAGTTCTTGCAGGCTACCTTTGATTTTCTGATTATTGCCTTCGCTATATTCTTATTTATACGTTTGCTGACTAAGCTGACAACGAAGAAAAAAGAAGAAGCCGCAGCGGCGCCGCCTGCTCCACCGGTACCGACGAAAGAGGAAGTATTGCTGACGGAGATTCGCGATTTGCTGAAAGAAAAGAAGATTTGA
- a CDS encoding S41 family peptidase, with protein MSTKNSSRFTPVIIAVSVVLGILIGTFYAKHFAGNRLGIINGSSNKLNALLRIVDDQYVDTVNMTDLVEKAMPQILAELDPHSTYIPAQNLEEVNSELEGSFSGIGIQFTIQNDTIHVNAVIQGGPSEKVGLMAGDRIVTVDDSLFVGKKVTNERAMRTLKGPKGSQVKLGVKRMGEKELLNFSITRGDIPQNTVDAAYMVNDDIGYVKVSKFGRTTHVELLNALAQLNHKKCKGLIIDLRGNTGGYMEAAIRMVNEFLPEGKLIVYTQGRKYPRAEEFANGTGSCQKMPLVVLIDEGSASASEIFTGAIQDNDRGTVVGRRSFGKGLVQQPIDFSDGSAIRLTIARYYTPSGRCIQRPYESGKDRNYELDLYNRYEHGEFFSRDSIKQNEKERYNTSLGRTVYGGGGIMPDIFVPQDTTGVTSYLSTVINRGLTIQFTFQYTDNNRKKLSQYETEEDLLNYLRHQGLVEQFVRFADNKGVKRRNILIQKSYKLLEKNIYGNIIYNMLGLEAYLQYFNKTDATVNKGIEILEKGEAFPKAPVAVEEEEVTKDKKDGKKKRTAQVYSITEDPSQGFRYAEVAIS; from the coding sequence ATGAGTACAAAAAACTCTTCACGTTTCACACCTGTCATCATAGCAGTCAGCGTGGTTCTCGGGATTCTTATCGGCACATTTTATGCCAAGCATTTCGCCGGCAACCGCCTGGGTATCATCAACGGCTCTTCCAACAAGCTGAACGCATTGCTGCGGATTGTAGACGACCAGTATGTAGACACTGTTAACATGACCGATCTTGTAGAAAAAGCGATGCCACAGATTTTGGCCGAACTCGATCCGCATTCAACTTACATCCCGGCTCAGAATCTTGAAGAAGTCAACTCTGAACTGGAAGGCAGCTTTAGCGGAATCGGAATTCAATTCACCATACAGAATGACACCATCCATGTGAATGCAGTCATCCAGGGCGGTCCTTCCGAAAAAGTGGGGTTGATGGCGGGCGATCGTATCGTCACCGTAGACGACAGTCTCTTTGTCGGTAAAAAAGTGACTAACGAACGAGCGATGCGTACTCTTAAAGGGCCTAAAGGTTCCCAAGTGAAGCTAGGAGTCAAACGCATGGGAGAGAAAGAGCTATTGAACTTTAGCATCACCCGTGGAGATATTCCTCAAAATACGGTTGATGCCGCTTATATGGTAAATGACGACATCGGCTACGTAAAAGTCAGCAAATTCGGCCGTACTACTCATGTAGAACTGCTCAACGCATTGGCTCAACTCAACCATAAGAAATGTAAAGGGCTGATTATCGACCTGCGCGGTAATACCGGTGGATATATGGAAGCCGCTATCCGTATGGTTAATGAGTTCCTGCCCGAAGGTAAACTGATTGTATATACTCAGGGCCGTAAATATCCGCGTGCAGAAGAATTTGCCAATGGTACAGGTAGCTGTCAGAAGATGCCGCTCGTTGTATTAATCGACGAAGGTTCTGCTTCGGCCAGTGAAATCTTCACCGGAGCTATACAGGACAACGACCGGGGTACAGTAGTAGGACGCCGTTCCTTTGGTAAGGGACTGGTTCAACAGCCTATCGACTTCAGCGACGGTTCGGCTATCCGCCTGACGATTGCCCGCTACTACACTCCATCCGGACGCTGTATCCAACGTCCTTACGAAAGTGGTAAAGACCGTAACTACGAACTCGACTTATACAACCGCTACGAACATGGTGAGTTCTTCTCTCGCGACAGCATCAAGCAAAATGAGAAAGAACGCTATAACACGAGCCTGGGACGTACTGTGTATGGTGGTGGCGGTATCATGCCCGATATATTCGTGCCACAAGATACGACAGGAGTCACTTCCTATCTTTCTACGGTTATCAACCGCGGACTGACTATCCAGTTTACATTCCAATATACGGATAATAACCGGAAAAAACTCAGTCAGTACGAAACTGAAGAGGACTTGCTGAACTATCTCCGCCACCAAGGATTGGTAGAACAGTTTGTCCGTTTTGCCGACAATAAAGGAGTAAAAAGAAGAAATATTCTCATCCAAAAATCCTACAAGCTGCTGGAAAAGAATATCTATGGCAACATCATCTACAATATGCTAGGGTTGGAAGCCTATCTCCAATACTTTAACAAGACAGATGCCACTGTCAATAAAGGCATCGAGATACTCGAAAAAGGAGAAGCCTTCCCGAAAGCTCCGGTAGCAGTGGAAGAGGAAGAAGTGACAAAGGACAAGAAAGATGGAAAGAAAAAAAGAACTGCGCAAGTATATAGCATCACTGAAGACCCGTCACAAGGATTCAGATATGCGGAAGTTGCAATCAGCTAA
- a CDS encoding dCMP deaminase family protein, whose product MDSEKKQLELDKRYIRMASIWAENSYCERRKVGALIVKDKMIISDGYNGTPSGFENVCEDENNLTKPYVLHAEANAITKIARSNNSSDGATMYVTASPCIECAKLIIQAGIKRVVYSEHYRLEDGIELLKRAGIEVIYTEPDENSASNK is encoded by the coding sequence ATGGACTCAGAAAAAAAACAATTAGAACTTGACAAACGTTATATACGTATGGCTAGCATTTGGGCTGAAAACTCCTATTGCGAGCGCCGTAAAGTAGGAGCTTTAATCGTTAAGGATAAAATGATTATCTCCGACGGGTATAACGGAACGCCTTCCGGTTTCGAGAATGTATGCGAAGATGAAAACAACTTGACAAAGCCATACGTTTTGCATGCGGAAGCAAACGCCATTACTAAAATAGCACGTTCGAACAACAGTAGCGACGGAGCCACGATGTATGTCACAGCTTCACCCTGCATTGAATGTGCAAAGTTAATCATACAGGCAGGAATCAAACGGGTAGTTTACTCCGAGCATTATCGCCTGGAAGATGGAATAGAGTTATTAAAACGGGCAGGAATTGAGGTCATCTACACAGAACCGGATGAAAATTCTGCTTCGAACAAATAA
- a CDS encoding M3 family metallopeptidase — protein sequence MNNITNAQNPFFGQYQTPHETVPFDRIKTEHYEPAILEGIKQQNAEIDAIIQNPEKATFSNTIETFEASGDLLDRVVAVFGNMLSAETNDDLQELAQKIMPLLSEHSNNITLNEKLFARVKEVYNQKESLQLTQEQSKLLENAYNSFVRHGANLEGEAREEYRRLTNELSKLTLDFSENNLKETNRYQMLLTKKESLAGLPDIIVEAAAETAKSEDKEGWAFTLHAPSYVPFMTYADNRDLRQRLYMAYNTKCTHDNEFNNIEIVKKIANTRMKIAQLLGYKDYAEYMLVKRMAENSESVYKLLNQLLEAYTPTAQQEYKEVQELARQEQGDDFVVMPWDWSYYSNKLKDKKFNINEEMLRPYFELEQVKKGVFGLAEKLYGITFRKNTEIPVYHKDVEAFEVFDKDGKFLAVLYTDFHPRLGKRSGAWMTSYKDQWIDQQTGENSRPHVSVVMNFTKPTENKPALLTFNEVETFLHEFGHSLHGMFANSTYKSLSGTNVYWDFVELPSQIMENFAIEKDFLNTFARHYQTGEILPDELIKRLVDASNFNIAYACLRQLSFGLLDMAWYTRNVPFEGDVKAYEQEAWKKTQILPIVQEACMSTQFSHIFAGGYAAGYYSYKWAEVLDADAFSLFKQKKIFNQEVADSFRKNILSKGGTEHPMTLYKRFRGQEPTIDALLIRNGIKK from the coding sequence ATGAACAATATAACAAATGCCCAGAATCCGTTCTTCGGGCAATATCAGACACCGCACGAAACCGTGCCTTTTGACCGGATAAAAACCGAACACTATGAACCTGCCATCCTTGAAGGAATCAAGCAGCAGAATGCAGAAATAGATGCTATCATACAGAATCCGGAAAAAGCGACTTTCAGTAATACAATAGAGACTTTCGAAGCATCGGGAGACTTATTGGACAGAGTAGTAGCCGTTTTCGGCAATATGCTTAGTGCAGAAACGAATGACGACCTGCAGGAACTGGCTCAGAAAATCATGCCACTGCTCAGTGAGCACAGCAACAATATCACGCTGAACGAAAAACTTTTCGCACGCGTGAAAGAGGTATATAACCAAAAAGAAAGCTTACAACTTACACAGGAGCAAAGTAAGCTACTGGAAAATGCATATAACAGTTTCGTTCGCCACGGTGCCAATCTGGAAGGTGAAGCACGCGAAGAATACCGCCGGTTGACTAACGAATTGAGTAAACTGACACTTGACTTCAGCGAGAACAACCTGAAAGAAACCAATCGTTATCAGATGTTGCTGACGAAAAAGGAAAGTCTTGCCGGATTGCCGGACATCATCGTAGAAGCCGCTGCCGAAACAGCGAAAAGCGAAGATAAGGAAGGATGGGCGTTCACACTTCATGCACCAAGCTATGTCCCTTTTATGACGTATGCGGATAACCGCGATTTACGTCAGAGACTGTATATGGCGTATAATACCAAATGTACACACGATAACGAATTCAACAATATCGAAATCGTGAAGAAAATAGCCAATACACGCATGAAGATAGCCCAACTGCTGGGATACAAAGATTATGCGGAATATATGCTCGTGAAAAGAATGGCTGAGAACAGTGAATCTGTATATAAACTTCTCAACCAACTTCTGGAAGCATATACTCCCACCGCACAGCAAGAATACAAAGAAGTGCAGGAACTAGCTCGCCAAGAACAAGGGGATGACTTTGTTGTAATGCCTTGGGACTGGAGTTATTATTCAAACAAGCTGAAAGATAAGAAATTCAATATCAACGAAGAAATGCTTCGCCCCTACTTCGAACTCGAACAGGTAAAGAAAGGGGTATTCGGACTGGCGGAAAAGCTATATGGAATCACATTCCGAAAGAATACGGAGATTCCAGTTTATCATAAAGACGTCGAAGCATTCGAAGTGTTCGATAAGGATGGAAAGTTCCTGGCTGTTTTATATACCGACTTCCACCCGCGTCTCGGAAAACGTTCGGGTGCCTGGATGACAAGTTACAAAGATCAATGGATAGATCAACAAACGGGTGAGAACAGTCGTCCGCATGTATCTGTGGTGATGAACTTCACCAAGCCGACCGAAAACAAACCTGCCCTATTGACATTCAATGAAGTAGAAACATTCCTGCATGAATTCGGGCACAGTCTGCATGGCATGTTTGCCAACTCTACCTATAAGAGTCTAAGCGGTACAAATGTATATTGGGACTTTGTAGAACTTCCTTCACAGATTATGGAGAATTTCGCCATAGAGAAGGACTTTCTGAATACTTTCGCCCGTCATTATCAGACTGGAGAAATCTTGCCGGATGAATTAATCAAACGCTTAGTAGACGCTTCGAACTTCAATATTGCATATGCTTGTCTGAGACAGTTAAGTTTCGGGCTGCTTGATATGGCGTGGTACACGCGCAATGTTCCTTTCGAGGGAGATGTGAAAGCCTATGAACAGGAAGCATGGAAAAAGACGCAAATACTGCCGATAGTACAAGAAGCTTGTATGAGCACTCAATTCTCGCATATCTTTGCAGGTGGATATGCCGCAGGATATTACAGCTACAAATGGGCGGAAGTACTGGATGCTGATGCTTTTTCACTATTTAAGCAGAAAAAAATATTCAATCAGGAAGTTGCTGACTCGTTCCGCAAGAATATCCTGTCGAAAGGGGGTACGGAGCATCCTATGACGCTCTATAAACGCTTCCGCGGGCAGGAACCGACTATTGACGCCTTATTAATCAGAAACGGAATTAAGAAATAA